A DNA window from Chlamydia felis Fe/C-56 contains the following coding sequences:
- the ndk gene encoding nucleoside-diphosphate kinase encodes MEQTLSIIKPDSVGKAHIGEIVAIFEKAGFRIAAMKMVHLSAKEAEGFYAVHKSRPFFQELVDFMISGPVVVMVLEGDNAVVRNREIMGATNPQEAAQGTIRAQFGESIGINAVHGSDSLENAAIEISYFFSKTEIVNSVE; translated from the coding sequence ATGGAACAAACACTATCAATTATCAAACCAGATTCTGTTGGTAAGGCTCATATCGGTGAGATTGTTGCAATTTTTGAAAAAGCTGGATTTCGCATAGCTGCTATGAAAATGGTGCATCTATCAGCGAAAGAAGCCGAAGGATTCTATGCTGTTCATAAATCTCGTCCATTTTTCCAAGAACTTGTAGATTTCATGATTTCTGGTCCTGTAGTTGTTATGGTTCTTGAAGGTGATAATGCTGTCGTTCGCAATAGAGAAATTATGGGCGCTACGAATCCTCAAGAGGCGGCTCAAGGCACTATTCGTGCTCAGTTTGGTGAATCTATTGGAATCAATGCTGTACACGGATCTGACAGTTTGGAAAACGCAGCTATAGAAATTAGCTATTTCTTCAGCAAAACCGAAATCGTTAATTCTGTTGAGTAG
- a CDS encoding lipoate--protein ligase family protein → MRINKCIFLNLSGKTIFEQLQIEEALLRNSRENYCIINFDAPEAVVLGISRLPQEDLYLPELRSDNIPIIKRYSGGGTVFIDKNSLFVTWIMNSSEPMANSQDLMHWSYEIYSPIFPKTFSINENDYTLEEKKIAGNAQYIQKSRWVHHTTFLWDMDIEKLSRYLPIPQKQPSYRKQRLHRDFLTTIRPWFPTRESFFEKLKASAGRAFHWSALSENELKDLLETPHRKSTTLL, encoded by the coding sequence ATGCGCATAAATAAGTGTATTTTCTTAAATCTATCTGGGAAAACTATCTTTGAGCAGCTGCAAATAGAAGAAGCCCTTCTTCGCAACAGCAGAGAAAATTACTGTATTATTAATTTTGATGCACCTGAAGCTGTGGTTTTAGGTATTTCAAGACTCCCACAAGAAGATCTTTATCTTCCAGAATTACGATCCGATAATATTCCTATAATTAAGCGTTACAGTGGTGGAGGAACAGTATTTATCGATAAAAATAGTTTATTCGTAACGTGGATTATGAACTCTTCAGAACCCATGGCCAATTCTCAAGATTTGATGCATTGGTCTTATGAAATTTACTCCCCTATTTTCCCAAAGACATTTTCCATTAACGAAAATGATTATACTTTAGAAGAGAAGAAAATCGCAGGAAATGCCCAATATATCCAAAAATCTCGCTGGGTACACCATACAACATTTCTCTGGGATATGGATATAGAGAAGCTTTCTCGTTATCTACCAATACCCCAAAAACAACCGTCGTACAGGAAACAACGTCTACATCGAGATTTCCTCACAACTATTCGTCCGTGGTTCCCTACCAGAGAAAGCTTTTTCGAGAAATTAAAAGCATCAGCAGGTAGAGCTTTTCATTGGAGCGCCCTTTCAGAAAATGAGCTGAAGGACCTTCTAGAAACGCCCCACCGAAAGTCCACCACTTTATTGTAA
- the rpsM gene encoding 30S ribosomal protein S13, giving the protein MPRIIGIDIPAKKKLKISLTYIYGIGPALSEEIIAKLQLNPEARAVELTEEEIGRLNSLLQSEYVVEGDLRRRVQSDIKRLISIHAYRGQRHRLSLPVRGQRTKTNSRTRKGKRKTVAGKKK; this is encoded by the coding sequence ATGCCACGCATCATTGGAATTGATATTCCTGCGAAGAAAAAATTAAAAATAAGTCTTACATATATTTATGGGATAGGGCCAGCTCTTTCTGAAGAGATTATTGCTAAGCTGCAATTAAATCCTGAGGCTAGGGCTGTTGAATTGACGGAAGAAGAAATCGGTCGCCTCAATTCTCTCCTACAATCAGAGTATGTGGTCGAGGGAGACTTGCGACGCCGCGTGCAGTCAGACATTAAAAGATTGATTTCGATCCACGCTTATCGTGGGCAAAGACATCGTCTTTCATTGCCTGTAAGAGGACAGAGAACAAAAACAAATTCTCGAACACGTAAAGGCAAGCGCAAAACTGTCGCAGGTAAGAAGAAATAA
- the rplQ gene encoding 50S ribosomal protein L17 has product MQHARKKFRVGRTSAHNRCMLANMLKSLIHQERIETTLPKAKELRRCADKMITLAKKNTLAARRLAVARLMVRYNKLTSKEARQAKAGDLSVYNVDRKVINKLFDELGTRFVSRQGGYTRILKLQNRVGDNARKCIIEFLAN; this is encoded by the coding sequence ATGCAACACGCTAGAAAGAAATTTAGAGTTGGTCGTACTTCTGCTCATAATCGTTGTATGTTAGCTAATATGTTGAAATCTCTAATCCATCAAGAAAGAATAGAGACTACTTTGCCTAAAGCTAAAGAGCTGCGTCGTTGTGCGGACAAAATGATTACTTTGGCTAAGAAAAATACATTGGCTGCAAGACGTTTAGCTGTTGCTAGGCTTATGGTTAGATACAATAAATTGACAAGCAAAGAAGCTCGTCAAGCTAAGGCCGGCGATTTATCAGTTTATAATGTGGATCGTAAAGTGATAAACAAGCTTTTCGATGAATTAGGCACTCGTTTTGTCTCTAGACAAGGTGGATATACACGTATTTTGAAATTGCAAAATAGAGTTGGTGATAATGCACGAAAGTGTATTATAGAGTTTTTAGCAAACTAG
- the grgA gene encoding GrgA family transcription factor: MYFTRDPVIETVITSREGYKLSVRNTKHLSQDPFVVEAVEVISLGNTCFFRNCDHSKPFIVPAGDYEVMEIRDTKINLKAVGLDRGIKIAGGREALIKLPKAAPVTVVEEGSSETVAVETSSSETPSTSASYPAARKEKKERKGDKWKEKKKQGRKKASKEVSEVAGDSQEIINAVTEEFWEESQENKLSEQKKFSLLPPPAKLISEIISQSVSDPTETSADLDESLQALVAESSDVINALLSGDQSLIFPEEEMEVAPACEQPLPSSFPTEDE, from the coding sequence GTGTATTTTACAAGAGATCCAGTTATTGAAACTGTAATTACGTCTAGAGAAGGATACAAACTATCAGTTCGCAATACTAAGCATCTTTCCCAGGATCCTTTTGTTGTTGAAGCTGTGGAAGTGATCTCTTTAGGGAATACTTGTTTTTTTCGTAATTGCGATCACAGTAAGCCCTTCATAGTTCCTGCCGGTGATTATGAAGTAATGGAGATTCGCGATACTAAGATCAATCTTAAAGCTGTGGGATTAGATCGTGGCATTAAGATTGCTGGGGGTCGTGAAGCTTTAATTAAGTTACCTAAAGCAGCTCCTGTAACGGTTGTTGAAGAAGGATCTTCAGAAACTGTTGCAGTTGAAACTTCATCTTCGGAAACTCCCTCAACATCAGCATCTTATCCTGCCGCTAGGAAAGAAAAAAAGGAACGTAAGGGAGATAAGTGGAAAGAGAAGAAAAAGCAAGGGCGTAAAAAGGCTAGTAAAGAAGTATCTGAAGTTGCGGGTGATTCTCAAGAGATTATTAACGCCGTTACTGAAGAGTTTTGGGAAGAATCACAAGAAAATAAGTTAAGCGAACAGAAAAAGTTTTCACTGCTACCTCCACCTGCGAAATTGATTTCTGAGATTATCTCTCAGTCTGTGTCTGATCCTACTGAGACTTCAGCAGATTTGGATGAGTCTTTGCAAGCGTTAGTTGCTGAAAGTTCTGATGTGATCAACGCTTTATTGTCCGGTGATCAGTCTCTTATTTTCCCAGAAGAAGAAATGGAAGTGGCTCCGGCTTGCGAACAGCCTTTGCCCTCCTCTTTCCCTACAGAAGATGAGTAA
- a CDS encoding DNA-directed RNA polymerase subunit alpha: MSDNSQNLLYDKFELPKSVKMMTVEGSGGSIDKHARFVAEPLERGMGHTLGNALRRALLIGLEAPAIISFSMTGVLHEYMAIEGIIEDVTNIVLNLKGALLKKYPFQDSEDGRRPQLLKSMISIDASDLAACGGQRAVTLADLLQEGGFEAVNPEHVIFTVTQPMQVEVALRVAFGRGYSTSERIILEDKGVNEIVLDAAFSPVVLVNYFVEDTRVGQDTDFDRLILYVETDGRVSPKEALAFSTQILTKHFSIFEKMDEKKIVFEEAISIEKENKDDILHKLVLGINEIELSVRSTNCLSNANIETIGELVIMPEPRLLQFRNFGKKSLCEIKNKLKEMKLELGMDLSQFGVGLDNVKEKMKWYAEKIRSKNVKG, from the coding sequence ATGTCGGATAATTCACAAAATTTACTATACGATAAATTTGAATTGCCAAAGTCAGTCAAAATGATGACTGTAGAAGGTAGCGGAGGGTCGATCGATAAACACGCACGTTTTGTCGCTGAGCCTCTAGAAAGAGGTATGGGTCATACCTTGGGTAATGCTTTGAGAAGGGCATTGCTAATTGGTTTGGAAGCTCCTGCAATTATTTCTTTCTCCATGACCGGAGTGCTTCACGAGTACATGGCAATTGAAGGGATCATAGAAGATGTAACAAACATCGTCTTAAATTTGAAAGGTGCTTTACTAAAGAAGTATCCTTTCCAAGACAGTGAGGACGGTCGTCGCCCTCAATTATTAAAGTCTATGATTTCTATAGATGCCTCTGATTTGGCTGCCTGTGGTGGTCAGAGAGCTGTAACATTGGCTGATTTGTTGCAAGAAGGCGGGTTTGAAGCTGTTAATCCAGAGCATGTGATTTTTACTGTAACTCAACCTATGCAGGTTGAAGTCGCTTTAAGAGTGGCTTTCGGTAGAGGGTATTCTACATCAGAGAGAATCATCCTTGAAGATAAAGGTGTTAATGAAATCGTGTTAGACGCGGCTTTTTCTCCTGTAGTTTTAGTTAACTACTTTGTAGAAGATACTCGTGTTGGTCAAGATACAGATTTTGACCGCTTGATTTTGTATGTAGAAACAGATGGTAGGGTATCGCCTAAAGAGGCTTTGGCTTTTTCTACACAAATTTTAACTAAACATTTCTCCATTTTTGAAAAAATGGATGAGAAGAAGATTGTCTTTGAAGAAGCTATTTCTATTGAGAAAGAGAATAAAGACGATATTCTTCATAAGTTGGTTTTAGGTATTAACGAGATAGAACTATCCGTAAGATCCACAAACTGTTTGTCTAATGCAAATATTGAAACCATTGGTGAGTTGGTTATTATGCCAGAGCCTCGCCTGCTACAATTCAGAAACTTTGGTAAGAAGTCTCTTTGTGAGATTAAGAATAAGTTGAAAGAAATGAAGCTTGAATTGGGAATGGATCTCAGTCAGTTCGGCGTTGGCTTAGACAACGTGAAAGAAAAAATGAAGTGGTATGCCGAAAAAATTCGGTCTAAAAACGTCAAGGGATAA
- the secY gene encoding preprotein translocase subunit SecY: MTTLRQIFSIAELRQKLFFTFALLAACRVGVFIPVPGINGERAVAYFKQLLGSSQNLFQLADIFSGGAFAQMTVIALGVVPYISASIIVQLLLVFMPSIQREMRESPDQGKRKIGRLTRLFTVGLAFIQSLLFAKFALKMNMSIPGIVLPTLLSSKLFGGPWIFYMTTVIVMTTGTLLLMWIGEQISDKGIGNGVSLIISLGILASFPSVLGSIVNKLNLGSQDPSQLGLFSLLLLCFIFVFVLVTTILIIEGVRKIPVQYARRVIGRREIPGGGSYLPLKVNYAGVIPVIFASSLLMFPATIGQFMSSDSSWLKRIAMMLSPGGWVYSLCYVLLIIFFTYFWTATQFHPEQIASEMKKNNAFIPGIRQGKPTQTYLEYTMNRVTLLGAVFLAVIAILPSILGRVLHVDANVSYFLGGTAMLIVVGVVLDTMKQVDAFLLMRRYDSFLKKDRPKGRH; the protein is encoded by the coding sequence ATGACAACTTTACGACAGATATTTTCCATTGCTGAGTTAAGGCAGAAGTTATTTTTTACGTTTGCTTTACTTGCGGCCTGCCGAGTTGGCGTGTTCATTCCTGTCCCTGGAATTAACGGGGAGCGCGCCGTTGCTTATTTTAAACAACTATTAGGTTCCAGTCAGAATTTGTTTCAGTTAGCTGATATTTTTTCTGGAGGAGCCTTTGCACAAATGACGGTTATCGCATTAGGTGTGGTTCCGTATATTTCAGCATCGATTATTGTGCAACTTCTCTTAGTATTTATGCCTTCCATTCAGAGGGAAATGCGAGAGAGCCCTGACCAAGGGAAAAGAAAGATAGGTAGATTAACCCGTCTATTTACTGTTGGCTTAGCTTTTATTCAGTCATTGCTTTTTGCTAAGTTCGCTTTAAAGATGAATATGTCTATCCCGGGCATAGTGCTCCCAACTCTATTATCCTCTAAGTTATTTGGAGGCCCTTGGATCTTCTATATGACAACGGTTATTGTTATGACGACAGGAACCTTGTTGCTCATGTGGATTGGTGAACAGATTTCTGATAAGGGTATTGGTAATGGCGTTAGCCTAATTATCAGTCTTGGGATTTTAGCTTCTTTCCCTTCTGTTTTGGGATCGATAGTAAATAAATTAAATCTTGGTTCTCAAGACCCTTCTCAACTAGGTTTATTCTCACTCCTATTGTTGTGCTTTATTTTTGTATTTGTCCTTGTCACAACGATATTAATCATTGAAGGCGTGAGGAAAATTCCCGTGCAATATGCACGTAGAGTAATTGGTAGGAGAGAAATCCCCGGAGGAGGATCCTATTTGCCGCTAAAGGTTAACTACGCGGGCGTTATACCTGTTATTTTTGCATCGTCCTTGCTTATGTTTCCTGCGACTATAGGACAGTTTATGTCCTCGGATTCTTCTTGGCTGAAGCGGATCGCAATGATGTTATCCCCAGGGGGCTGGGTATACTCTTTGTGCTATGTTCTGCTTATAATATTCTTTACCTATTTTTGGACGGCAACACAGTTCCATCCAGAACAGATTGCCTCTGAAATGAAAAAGAATAACGCCTTTATTCCCGGAATTCGACAAGGGAAACCTACACAAACGTATTTAGAATACACTATGAACCGCGTGACTTTATTAGGAGCGGTCTTCCTAGCTGTTATTGCCATTTTGCCATCTATTTTAGGACGCGTTCTTCATGTAGATGCCAATGTAAGTTACTTTTTAGGCGGAACGGCAATGTTGATCGTTGTTGGGGTGGTTTTAGATACGATGAAACAAGTGGATGCCTTTTTGCTTATGCGCCGGTACGATAGTTTTTTGAAAAAAGATCGTCCCAAAGGAAGGCATTGA
- the ruvA gene encoding Holliday junction branch migration protein RuvA, translating to MYDYIRGILTYMSSGTMVIECQGLGFSICASDRWLMELAGLLHREVIVYTYTVVRETEHVLYGFRSRGERECFRMLISFSGVGPKTGLAILNTFALSKLCSIARAEDVKALASVPGIGKKTAEKLMVDLKQKLPELLPLDSQTLTSWKPAKPSCMEDGIQALAALGYPKSSAERMIAEAITELPDNASLAEILPIALKKNLQGLNKS from the coding sequence ATGTACGACTATATTCGTGGAATTCTTACTTACATGAGTTCAGGAACGATGGTAATCGAATGCCAAGGATTAGGATTTAGTATTTGTGCTTCCGATAGATGGCTTATGGAGTTAGCAGGGCTGTTACATCGCGAGGTTATAGTTTATACATATACGGTTGTGCGAGAGACTGAGCATGTTCTTTATGGATTTCGTTCTCGAGGAGAACGTGAGTGTTTCCGCATGTTAATATCGTTTTCTGGAGTAGGCCCTAAGACAGGGCTAGCAATTTTAAATACATTTGCTCTTAGCAAATTATGTTCTATAGCGCGTGCAGAGGATGTAAAAGCCCTAGCATCAGTTCCTGGTATAGGGAAGAAAACCGCAGAAAAGCTTATGGTAGATCTGAAGCAGAAACTTCCAGAATTACTTCCTTTAGATTCTCAAACACTGACTTCTTGGAAACCTGCAAAGCCTTCGTGTATGGAAGATGGCATACAAGCTTTAGCTGCGTTAGGGTATCCGAAATCTTCAGCTGAAAGGATGATAGCTGAAGCTATAACGGAACTTCCTGATAATGCTTCCCTAGCAGAGATTCTTCCTATTGCTTTAAAAAAGAACTTACAAGGATTGAACAAGAGCTAG
- the rplO gene encoding 50S ribosomal protein L15: MIKLESLQDPSPRKRRKKLLGRGPGSGHGKTSGRGHKGDGSRSGYKRRFGYEGGGVPLYRRVPTRGFSHARFDECVEEITTQRLNSLFNEGEEITLDALKQKKAIDKHAIRVKVIVKGELEKTFIWKDANVVLSQGVRNLIGVA, encoded by the coding sequence ATGATTAAATTAGAATCGTTACAAGATCCTTCACCACGTAAGAGAAGAAAAAAATTATTAGGAAGAGGCCCAGGTTCGGGACACGGTAAAACCAGTGGCCGAGGCCATAAAGGGGACGGAAGTCGTTCTGGTTATAAACGCCGATTTGGTTATGAAGGGGGCGGTGTTCCTCTTTATAGAAGGGTCCCTACAAGAGGGTTTTCTCACGCACGCTTTGATGAATGTGTAGAAGAAATCACTACCCAACGTTTGAATAGCCTGTTCAACGAAGGAGAGGAAATTACTTTGGATGCATTGAAGCAGAAAAAAGCCATAGATAAGCACGCTATTCGAGTAAAAGTAATTGTTAAAGGCGAATTAGAGAAAACATTTATCTGGAAGGATGCTAATGTGGTATTGTCTCAAGGAGTACGAAACCTTATTGGTGTTGCTTAA
- the gap gene encoding type I glyceraldehyde-3-phosphate dehydrogenase produces the protein MKVVINGFGRIGRLVLRQILKRKSSIEVVAVNDLVPGEALTYLFKYDSTHGRFSADVSYDNGHLVVDGHRIQLLDQRDVQKLPWKDLGVDVVVESTGLFTKREDAAKHLDSGAKRVLITAPAKGEVPTFVMGVNENKFDPEKDVIISNASCTTNCLAPLAKVLLDNFGIEEGLMTTVHAATATQSVVDGPSKKDWRGGRGAFQNIVPASTGAAKAVALCLPQLKNKLTGMAFRVPVADVSVVDLTVRLQKSTTYEEICAVIKNASETNLRGILGYTDQEVVSSDFIGCEYSSIFDAGAGIALTDRFFKLVSWYDNEIGYATRIVDLLEYVAKNSK, from the coding sequence ATGAAAGTTGTAATTAACGGTTTTGGACGGATTGGAAGATTAGTTTTAAGACAAATTCTTAAAAGAAAGTCTTCTATTGAAGTCGTGGCTGTTAATGATCTTGTCCCTGGAGAAGCTTTAACGTATTTATTTAAGTACGATTCTACTCACGGGCGTTTCTCTGCCGACGTGTCTTATGATAATGGCCATCTCGTAGTTGATGGCCATAGAATTCAATTGTTGGATCAACGTGATGTTCAAAAGCTTCCCTGGAAAGATCTAGGTGTAGATGTTGTCGTTGAAAGTACGGGATTATTTACTAAAAGAGAGGACGCTGCTAAGCATCTTGACTCCGGAGCTAAACGCGTACTCATTACTGCTCCTGCAAAAGGAGAAGTCCCAACATTTGTCATGGGAGTAAATGAAAATAAGTTCGATCCTGAAAAGGATGTAATTATTTCCAATGCCTCATGTACTACAAATTGTCTTGCTCCTTTAGCTAAAGTCCTACTAGATAATTTTGGTATCGAAGAAGGATTAATGACCACAGTCCATGCCGCTACGGCCACGCAGAGCGTTGTAGATGGTCCATCTAAGAAAGATTGGAGAGGTGGCAGAGGAGCGTTTCAAAATATCGTCCCCGCTTCTACAGGAGCTGCTAAAGCCGTAGCTCTATGTCTTCCACAATTAAAAAATAAACTAACAGGAATGGCTTTTAGAGTTCCTGTTGCAGATGTCTCCGTAGTTGATCTTACTGTGAGATTACAAAAGTCAACAACATACGAAGAAATCTGTGCTGTTATTAAAAATGCTTCAGAAACTAATCTGCGCGGGATTTTAGGTTATACTGATCAAGAAGTTGTTTCTTCTGATTTTATAGGATGCGAATATTCTTCTATATTTGATGCTGGTGCTGGAATAGCGTTAACAGATCGCTTTTTCAAACTAGTTTCTTGGTATGATAATGAAATAGGATATGCAACCCGCATTGTGGATTTATTAGAGTATGTAGCAAAGAACTCTAAATAA
- the rpsK gene encoding 30S ribosomal protein S11, giving the protein MVKHQTQKKGVKRKQLKNIPSGVVHVKATFNNTIVSITDPAGNVISWASAGKVGYSGSRKSSAFAATVAAQDAAKNAMNSGLKEVEVCLKGTGAGRESAVRALIAAGLVVSVIRDETPVPHNGCRPRKRRRV; this is encoded by the coding sequence TTGGTTAAACATCAAACGCAGAAAAAAGGCGTAAAAAGAAAACAGTTAAAAAATATTCCTTCGGGCGTTGTTCACGTTAAGGCTACCTTCAACAATACGATAGTGTCCATAACAGATCCTGCAGGGAATGTTATCTCTTGGGCTTCAGCTGGAAAAGTTGGGTATTCCGGATCTCGTAAGTCTTCGGCGTTTGCTGCAACAGTAGCTGCCCAAGACGCAGCAAAAAATGCTATGAATTCTGGCCTTAAAGAAGTCGAAGTATGTTTAAAAGGCACCGGAGCCGGAAGAGAATCTGCAGTTCGCGCTCTCATAGCCGCTGGTTTAGTTGTTTCTGTCATCCGTGACGAAACTCCTGTTCCTCATAATGGTTGTAGACCAAGAAAAAGGCGCAGAGTGTAG
- the ruvC gene encoding crossover junction endodeoxyribonuclease RuvC: MTQLIMGIDPGTLVSGYAIILVEQRYKIRAHSYGAIRLSSKDSLTQRYKQLFQTISGVLNDITPDAVVLETQYVHKNPQSTIKLGMARGVLVLAAALRDIPVFEYAPNVAKRAVVGRGNASKQQVQLMVSKMLNIPDVLNANCEDIADAFALAICHAHTSSYDFLGVR; the protein is encoded by the coding sequence ATGACGCAATTGATTATGGGGATAGATCCTGGAACACTAGTTTCTGGATATGCAATTATCCTCGTTGAACAGCGTTATAAGATCCGAGCTCATAGTTACGGAGCTATTCGTTTATCTTCTAAAGATTCATTAACGCAGCGTTATAAACAGCTTTTCCAAACAATATCCGGAGTACTGAATGATATTACTCCCGATGCTGTCGTTCTTGAAACACAATATGTTCATAAGAATCCTCAAAGCACGATAAAATTGGGCATGGCACGAGGAGTGCTTGTGCTAGCAGCTGCTTTAAGAGATATCCCTGTTTTTGAATATGCTCCGAACGTAGCTAAGAGGGCTGTTGTCGGTAGAGGAAACGCAAGTAAGCAGCAAGTGCAGCTTATGGTTAGTAAGATGTTAAATATTCCTGATGTTTTAAATGCCAATTGTGAAGATATTGCGGATGCATTTGCTTTGGCCATATGCCATGCGCATACTTCTTCTTATGATTTCTTAGGAGTTCGATAA
- the mnmG gene encoding tRNA uridine-5-carboxymethylaminomethyl(34) synthesis enzyme MnmG yields the protein MWTHPISYDVIVVGAGHAGCEAAFCSAKMGASVLILTSNLDTIAKLSCNPAVGGIGKGHIVREIDALGGIMAEITDRSGIQFRILNQTKGPAVRAPRAQVDKQMYHIHMKRLLESTPGLHIMQGTVESLLDKENVIQGVTTKEGIAYLGKTVILSSGTFMRGLIHIGDRSFSGGRLGDPAATGLSAALKERGFPISRLKTGTPPRLLASSIDFSVTEEQPGDPGVGFVHRDEPFVPPLPQVSCYITHTTEKTKEIITANIRRSALYGGRIEGIGPRYCPSIEDKIVKFADKERHHIFIEPEGIYTQEVYVNGLSTSMPFDVQYEMIRSVRGLENAIITRPAYAIEYDYVHGNVIYPTLESKTIEGLFLCGQINGTTGYEEAAAQGLIAGINAVNKVLRKPDFIPSRQESYIGVMLDDLTTQVLDEPYRMFTGRAEHRLLLRQDNACLRLSHYGRDLGLLSKERYELFEHQKQIIEEEKLRLSKTFKKYGNSVVSLAKALCRPEVSYDTLREVFPEEVRDFGSILNASLEMEIKYAGYIERQKSLIHSLSKSENMTIPEDIDYQSISSLSLEAREKLAKFTPRTIGSASRISGIANADIQVLMVAVKKHAHK from the coding sequence ATGTGGACTCACCCAATTAGTTATGATGTTATTGTAGTTGGGGCTGGGCACGCAGGTTGCGAGGCCGCATTTTGCTCTGCAAAAATGGGAGCCTCCGTACTCATTTTAACGTCAAACTTAGATACTATTGCTAAGTTAAGTTGTAATCCTGCCGTTGGCGGTATCGGCAAAGGGCATATTGTTCGAGAAATCGACGCCCTAGGCGGTATTATGGCTGAGATTACCGATCGGTCTGGGATACAATTTCGCATCTTAAATCAGACCAAGGGTCCTGCTGTCCGAGCACCAAGAGCTCAAGTTGATAAGCAAATGTATCATATTCATATGAAACGCTTATTAGAGAGCACCCCTGGCCTACATATCATGCAAGGTACGGTCGAGTCCTTACTAGACAAAGAAAACGTCATTCAGGGCGTAACAACAAAAGAGGGTATTGCATACCTGGGGAAAACAGTTATTCTTTCTTCTGGGACGTTTATGCGCGGTCTCATTCATATTGGCGATCGTAGTTTCTCTGGAGGACGTCTTGGAGATCCTGCAGCTACAGGGCTGTCAGCAGCTCTAAAAGAGCGGGGTTTCCCGATAAGTAGACTAAAAACAGGTACCCCCCCTCGTTTACTTGCTTCTTCCATAGACTTTTCAGTAACAGAAGAACAACCTGGGGATCCTGGTGTAGGATTCGTCCACAGAGATGAACCGTTTGTCCCTCCCCTACCACAAGTATCGTGTTACATTACTCACACCACTGAGAAGACTAAAGAGATCATTACGGCTAATATTCGGCGTTCAGCTCTTTATGGAGGGCGTATTGAAGGGATTGGCCCTCGGTATTGCCCATCTATTGAAGATAAAATTGTTAAATTTGCAGATAAAGAACGCCATCATATTTTCATAGAACCTGAGGGAATTTACACCCAAGAGGTCTACGTTAACGGCTTATCCACATCCATGCCTTTTGATGTGCAGTACGAGATGATTCGTTCGGTTCGTGGTTTAGAAAACGCAATCATTACCCGTCCTGCTTACGCTATTGAGTATGATTACGTCCACGGGAATGTCATCTATCCCACTTTAGAAAGCAAGACCATAGAAGGCCTATTTCTTTGCGGGCAAATCAACGGAACAACTGGATACGAAGAAGCGGCGGCCCAAGGTCTTATTGCGGGTATTAATGCGGTAAATAAGGTGCTTAGGAAGCCAGATTTTATTCCTTCAAGGCAGGAATCTTATATTGGAGTTATGTTAGATGATCTTACAACTCAAGTATTGGATGAACCTTACCGCATGTTTACGGGAAGAGCAGAACACCGCCTTCTTCTAAGACAAGATAATGCCTGCTTGCGCTTATCTCACTATGGTCGTGATCTGGGGTTACTAAGTAAAGAGCGTTATGAGCTTTTCGAACATCAAAAGCAAATTATAGAAGAAGAAAAACTTCGTTTAAGTAAGACATTCAAAAAATACGGGAATTCCGTTGTTTCCCTAGCCAAGGCTTTATGTCGTCCTGAAGTATCCTATGATACTCTTAGAGAGGTATTCCCAGAAGAAGTGCGTGACTTTGGTTCTATTCTCAATGCTTCTTTGGAAATGGAAATCAAGTATGCAGGATATATAGAGCGACAGAAATCTTTGATTCATAGTTTATCGAAATCAGAAAATATGACGATTCCTGAAGATATAGATTATCAAAGTATTTCCTCTTTAAGTTTAGAAGCCAGAGAAAAACTAGCTAAATTTACCCCAAGGACGATAGGGTCAGCATCGAGAATATCGGGCATAGCTAATGCTGATATTCAAGTATTGATGGTTGCTGTAAAAAAACATGCGCATAAATAA